A region of Neovison vison isolate M4711 chromosome 7, ASM_NN_V1, whole genome shotgun sequence DNA encodes the following proteins:
- the LOC122913162 gene encoding RNA-binding protein 4 isoform X2 yields the protein MVKLFIGNLPREATEQEIRSLFEQYGKVLECDIIKNYGFVHIEDKTAAEDAIRNLHHYKLHGVNINVEASKNKSKTSTKLHVGNISPTCTNKELRAKFEEYGPVIECDIVKDYAFVHMERAEDAVEAIRGLDNTEFQGGMCVG from the exons ATGGTGAAGCTGTTCATTGGAAACTTGCCCCGCGAGGCCACAGAGCAGGAGATCCGCTCACTCTTTGAGCAGTATGGGAAGGTGCTGGAATGTGACATCATCAAGAACTACGGCTTTGTGCACATAGAGGACAAGACGGCAGCCGAGGATGCCATCCGCAACCTGCACCACTACAAGCTGCACGGGGTGAACATCAACGTGGAAGCCAGCAAGAATAAGAGCAAAACCTCCACAAAGTTGCATGTGGGCAACATCAGTCCCACCTGTACCAACAAAGAGCTTCGGGCCAAGTTTGAGGAGTATGGTCCAGTCATTGAATGTGACATCGTGAAAGATTATGCCTTCGTACATATGGAGCGGGCGGAGGATGCAGTGGAGGCCATCAGGGGCCTTGACAACACAGAGTTTCAAG GTGGGATGTGTGTGGGCTGA
- the LOC122913162 gene encoding RNA-binding protein 4 isoform X1: MVKLFIGNLPREATEQEIRSLFEQYGKVLECDIIKNYGFVHIEDKTAAEDAIRNLHHYKLHGVNINVEASKNKSKTSTKLHVGNISPTCTNKELRAKFEEYGPVIECDIVKDYAFVHMERAEDAVEAIRGLDNTEFQGKRMHVQLSTSRLRTAPGMGDQSGCYRCGKEGHWSKECPIDRSGRVADFTEQYNEQYGAVRTPYTMSYGDSLYYNNAYGALDAYYKRCRAARSYEAVAAAAASAYNYAEQTLSQLPQVQNTAMASHLTSTSLDPYDRHLLPTSGAAAATAAAAAAAAAAVTAASTSYYGRDRSPLRRATGPVPTVGEGYGYGHESELSQASAAARNSLYDMARYEREQYADRARYSAF, encoded by the exons ATGGTGAAGCTGTTCATTGGAAACTTGCCCCGCGAGGCCACAGAGCAGGAGATCCGCTCACTCTTTGAGCAGTATGGGAAGGTGCTGGAATGTGACATCATCAAGAACTACGGCTTTGTGCACATAGAGGACAAGACGGCAGCCGAGGATGCCATCCGCAACCTGCACCACTACAAGCTGCACGGGGTGAACATCAACGTGGAAGCCAGCAAGAATAAGAGCAAAACCTCCACAAAGTTGCATGTGGGCAACATCAGTCCCACCTGTACCAACAAAGAGCTTCGGGCCAAGTTTGAGGAGTATGGTCCAGTCATTGAATGTGACATCGTGAAAGATTATGCCTTCGTACATATGGAGCGGGCGGAGGATGCAGTGGAGGCCATCAGGGGCCTTGACAACACAGAGTTTCAAG GCAAACGAATGCACGTGCAGTTGTCCACCAGCCGGCTTAGGACTGCGCCCGGGATGGGAGACCAGAGCGGCTGCTATCGGTGCGGGAAAGAGGGGCACTGGTCCAAAGAGTGTCCGATAGATCGTTCGGGCCGAGTGGCAGACTTTACCGAGCAATATAATGAGCAATATGGAGCAGTGCGTACACCTTACACCATGAGCTATGGGGATTCGTTGTATTACAACAACGCGTACGGAGCGCTCGATGCCTACTACAAGCGCTGCCGTGCTGCCCGGTCCTATGAGGCGGTGGCGGCTGCAGCTGCCTCTGCGTATAATTACGCAGAGCAGACCCTGTCCCAGCTGCCACAAGTCCAGAACACAGCCATGGCCAGTCACCTCACCTCCACCTCTCTCGATCCCTACGATAGACACCTGTTGCCGACCTcaggagctgctgctgctacaGCCGCTGCTGCTGCAGCAGCCGCTGCTGCTGTTACCGCAGCTTCCACTTCATATTACGGGCGGGATCGGAGCCCCCTGCGTCGCGCTACAGGCCCAGTCCCCACTGTTGGAGAGGGCTACGGTTACGGGCATGAGAGTGAGTTGTCCCAAGCttcggcggccgcgcggaattcCCTGTACGACATGGCCCGGTATGAGCGGGAGCAGTATGCGGATCGGGCGCGGTATTCAGCCTTTTAA